One Pseudoalteromonas undina genomic region harbors:
- a CDS encoding LysR family transcriptional regulator has translation MINPTWLNTFCTLVEVNHFTQTAERLYMTQSGVSQHIKKLGQQVDCALLERHGKQFTLTVHGQNLYQQGSLLLKEWQCLEQQLKDDSPYSGLVKIQSPGSCGLKFYNQLLALQVEHKKLIIDYRFAPNTNVEQAVANHSADIGFLTQAPTLSEVTSHKIGKESLLLVTPAHIEHPTWEVLCELGFIGHPDAKHHAQLLLSENYSEFEHVDQIKQTGFSNQISLILEPVSLGLGFTVLPAHAVSAFNKPALIKTHHLANPISENIYVCHHRNRPLAKRMHCVIDAIKAG, from the coding sequence ATGATAAACCCGACATGGTTAAACACGTTTTGTACTTTAGTTGAGGTAAATCACTTTACCCAAACCGCAGAGCGCCTTTATATGACCCAGTCAGGCGTAAGCCAACATATAAAAAAGTTAGGGCAGCAAGTAGATTGCGCCTTGCTTGAGCGCCACGGTAAACAGTTTACGCTTACCGTACATGGGCAAAACTTGTATCAGCAAGGCAGCTTATTATTAAAAGAATGGCAGTGTTTAGAGCAGCAATTAAAAGATGATTCACCTTACAGCGGTTTAGTAAAAATACAGTCGCCAGGCAGTTGCGGGCTAAAGTTTTACAATCAACTATTAGCACTGCAAGTAGAGCACAAGAAGCTAATTATAGATTACCGCTTTGCTCCAAATACCAATGTTGAACAAGCGGTGGCCAATCATAGTGCCGATATTGGCTTTTTAACTCAAGCGCCTACCCTTAGTGAAGTTACCAGCCACAAAATTGGTAAAGAATCCCTATTATTAGTAACGCCCGCACATATAGAACACCCAACGTGGGAGGTTTTATGTGAGCTTGGCTTTATTGGCCACCCCGATGCAAAACATCATGCGCAGCTTTTACTTAGCGAAAACTACAGTGAATTTGAACATGTTGATCAAATTAAGCAAACGGGGTTTTCTAACCAAATAAGTTTAATACTGGAGCCGGTAAGTTTAGGGCTGGGTTTTACGGTTTTACCCGCACACGCAGTAAGTGCTTTTAATAAACCTGCGCTTATTAAAACGCATCATTTAGCTAATCCAATTAGCGAAAATATTTATGTGTGCCATCACCGAAATAGGCCGCTAGCAAAGCGTATGCATTGCGTTATTGATGCGATAAAAGCAGGCTAG
- a CDS encoding lactoylglutathione lyase family protein — protein MSHTYPRSFSHIGISVPDVEKAVEFYTKVMGWYTIMEPTVITEDNSPIGEMCTDVFGPNWEKFKIAHLSTGDRIGVEIFEFKDQENPKDNFEYWKTGIFHFCVQDPDVEGLADRIVAAGGKKRMPEPRYYYPGEKPYRMIYMEDPFGNILEIYSHSYELIYSAGAY, from the coding sequence ATGAGTCATACATATCCACGTAGTTTTTCGCACATTGGTATTTCAGTTCCCGATGTTGAAAAAGCCGTAGAGTTTTACACTAAGGTGATGGGCTGGTACACCATAATGGAGCCTACCGTGATCACTGAAGACAACAGCCCAATTGGCGAAATGTGTACCGATGTATTTGGTCCAAATTGGGAAAAATTCAAAATAGCGCATCTTTCAACAGGCGACCGAATTGGTGTAGAAATTTTTGAATTTAAAGACCAAGAAAACCCTAAAGACAACTTTGAATACTGGAAAACCGGTATCTTCCATTTCTGCGTACAAGACCCAGATGTAGAAGGCTTAGCGGATCGTATTGTTGCTGCAGGTGGTAAAAAACGTATGCCAGAGCCACGCTACTATTACCCTGGTGAAAAGCCGTACCGCATGATCTACATGGAAGACCCGTTTGGTAACATCCTTGAGATTTACAGCCACAGCTACGAGCTTATATATAGCGCTGGTGCTTATTAA
- a CDS encoding DUF6843 domain-containing protein — protein sequence MKPIFKAHFLKILFFGSMISLLSACTEVKKSEPVIYLIPENYVGSLYIIFNAPNGHPPKYEDGSRVYEIPPSGILVTQMDANEGWIENNQIQYFEVSNANERTPISEDSSLKDKDTTDDGETRTVYVGGLGESGPIYGCTVINQNFTVGTDAEQTDRKNLFSIYDAIKRKNIDEKLFKGMCKNSKDVTSHQ from the coding sequence ATGAAACCCATCTTTAAAGCACACTTTTTAAAAATATTGTTTTTTGGTTCAATGATATCGTTATTATCAGCCTGTACAGAGGTAAAAAAAAGTGAACCCGTAATTTACCTTATACCTGAAAATTATGTTGGCTCTCTATACATAATATTTAATGCACCAAACGGGCATCCACCGAAATACGAAGACGGCTCTCGGGTATATGAAATACCACCATCAGGTATACTCGTTACACAAATGGATGCCAACGAGGGCTGGATTGAAAACAATCAAATACAATACTTTGAAGTGAGTAATGCGAATGAAAGAACACCCATAAGCGAAGACTCTTCATTAAAAGATAAAGATACTACAGACGATGGAGAAACAAGAACTGTGTATGTGGGTGGCCTAGGTGAATCGGGTCCAATATATGGCTGTACTGTGATTAATCAAAATTTTACGGTTGGTACAGACGCAGAACAGACCGACAGGAAAAATTTATTCAGTATATACGATGCTATTAAGCGCAAAAATATAGATGAAAAACTTTTCAAAGGTATGTGTAAGAATAGTAAAGATGTTACATCACACCAATAA
- a CDS encoding GNAT family N-acetyltransferase: MNISLEGVTSANYEEVCDLDVTKAQQDYVASNMWSLVESHYNVGHTCKAIYQNNKPVGFFMWVQETPTKVSIWRFMVDEHHQNKGIGRQALFMAITEIKTTSKLEQIEICYNPQNPVAKDFYSSFGFEEVGLDEDEEDMLAIINIKS; this comes from the coding sequence ATGAACATTTCATTGGAAGGTGTCACCTCTGCTAATTACGAAGAGGTATGCGATTTAGACGTTACCAAAGCGCAACAAGATTACGTAGCGAGTAATATGTGGTCGTTAGTTGAGTCTCATTATAATGTTGGGCATACCTGTAAAGCTATTTACCAAAATAATAAGCCTGTAGGCTTTTTTATGTGGGTGCAAGAAACCCCTACAAAAGTTTCTATTTGGCGTTTTATGGTAGATGAACATCATCAAAATAAAGGTATTGGCCGCCAAGCACTATTCATGGCAATTACAGAGATTAAAACGACTTCTAAGCTTGAACAAATCGAGATTTGTTATAACCCGCAAAACCCTGTAGCTAAGGATTTTTATTCTAGTTTTGGGTTTGAAGAAGTTGGCCTAGATGAAGACGAAGAAGATATGTTAGCCATTATTAATATAAAAAGTTAA
- a CDS encoding ChaN family lipoprotein, producing the protein MKNPFLALVLLSGLSGCSINTVSVSQSSSLYNYGLYNANGQRVNSILSESTLLNADIVLVGEWHTHPGVHLFQAELFQQLSTQNKPIALSLEQFSRADQQTLNLYLESKIGEQYLIDNTKAWPNYKSDYRALVELAKIQNSDVIAANAPKHIVTCIGRQGINYINKLDPQQRSFIAKEIDISPSLYKERFMQSMHHGTASKNEKLYAAQVTWDETMAESIVNYISQNKGTQVIHLAGDFHVRNGEGIARVIKRIAPELNVVWVSPVSKVQSEQNGYQLEVNALPARYVQKAHQQAAFKALVKRGEKTQCQ; encoded by the coding sequence ATGAAAAACCCATTTTTAGCACTTGTTTTACTCAGTGGATTATCAGGCTGCAGTATAAACACAGTATCAGTATCTCAAAGTTCATCCTTGTATAATTACGGGCTTTATAATGCAAATGGCCAGCGAGTTAATTCAATATTGTCAGAATCCACGCTTTTGAATGCCGATATTGTTTTAGTCGGTGAATGGCATACACACCCCGGTGTGCACTTATTTCAGGCTGAGCTGTTTCAGCAATTAAGCACACAAAATAAGCCTATTGCCTTATCGCTTGAGCAATTTAGTCGCGCTGATCAGCAAACACTAAACCTTTATCTTGAGAGTAAAATAGGTGAACAATACCTAATTGATAATACTAAGGCTTGGCCTAATTATAAGAGCGATTATCGTGCGTTAGTGGAATTGGCGAAGATACAAAATAGCGATGTAATAGCTGCAAATGCGCCTAAACATATTGTTACCTGTATTGGTCGCCAAGGTATTAATTATATTAATAAGCTTGACCCACAACAGCGTAGTTTTATTGCAAAAGAGATAGATATTTCTCCAAGCCTTTATAAAGAACGCTTTATGCAATCCATGCATCATGGAACGGCGAGTAAAAACGAAAAACTTTACGCCGCGCAAGTTACTTGGGATGAAACCATGGCTGAGTCTATCGTTAACTATATTAGTCAAAATAAGGGCACACAGGTTATACATTTAGCCGGTGACTTTCATGTGAGAAATGGTGAAGGCATAGCGCGGGTAATTAAGCGAATTGCCCCAGAGCTCAATGTTGTATGGGTTTCGCCAGTATCAAAAGTACAATCTGAGCAAAATGGTTATCAATTAGAAGTTAACGCTTTGCCTGCTCGTTATGTGCAAAAAGCACATCAACAAGCGGCATTCAAAGCTTTAGTCAAGCGAGGCGAGAAAACACAGTGCCAATAA
- the azu gene encoding azurin yields the protein MKKLIALLSTTLLLSANTAYADECTLNIDANDMMQFSTKTLSAPKSCKQVTVKLSHTGKLPANVMGHNWVLSTEQNMQGIITDGNAAGLSNHYIKPNDSRVIGATDIIGGGKTTEVTFKTSGLTAGTDYTFFCSFPGHYAMMKGTFTLK from the coding sequence ATGAAAAAATTAATAGCCTTACTCAGCACTACACTGCTACTGAGTGCCAATACTGCATATGCAGACGAATGCACACTAAATATAGATGCAAACGATATGATGCAGTTTTCAACTAAAACACTAAGCGCCCCTAAAAGCTGTAAACAAGTGACTGTAAAGCTTAGTCACACCGGTAAATTACCTGCCAATGTAATGGGTCATAACTGGGTGCTATCTACTGAACAAAACATGCAAGGTATTATCACAGATGGCAACGCAGCAGGGCTTAGCAACCACTACATAAAGCCTAATGATAGTCGCGTGATTGGTGCTACAGACATTATTGGCGGCGGCAAAACAACCGAAGTTACTTTTAAAACCAGCGGCTTAACCGCCGGAACCGATTACACTTTCTTTTGTTCTTTTCCTGGCCATTACGCCATGATGAAAGGCACATTTACGCTTAAGTAA
- a CDS encoding HugZ family protein, whose amino-acid sequence MREQALNDARTLVFKTHAGVMSTISNNLRGYPFGSVTPYMCDEQGRIYFFISDIAQHTKNLKQDSRMSLTIFDAADYGDQNEHGRVTLVGDGSIVAKEQSGVLLDKYIALYPEAASYRNAHDFQLWQLDVVRVRYIGGFGKIFWLEQNEWQAQPKKWDESQQQSMITHMNEDHQDAMSLILMQHYNVADYTPIMSGLLPTGFYIQSHKRNYSINFANECDSPLAVRKALVALTNQARNSSNQLAEIV is encoded by the coding sequence ATGAGAGAGCAAGCATTAAACGACGCACGTACGCTCGTTTTTAAAACCCATGCCGGCGTAATGTCGACCATTTCAAATAATTTACGCGGCTATCCGTTTGGCTCTGTTACACCTTATATGTGTGACGAACAAGGTCGCATCTACTTTTTTATTAGTGACATAGCTCAGCATACCAAAAATTTAAAACAGGACTCACGCATGAGTCTGACTATTTTTGATGCCGCCGATTATGGCGATCAAAACGAACATGGGCGAGTAACACTCGTAGGTGATGGCTCTATTGTGGCAAAAGAGCAAAGCGGAGTGCTACTTGATAAATATATAGCTTTGTACCCTGAGGCTGCAAGCTATCGCAATGCGCATGATTTTCAGCTTTGGCAATTAGATGTAGTACGGGTGCGTTATATTGGCGGTTTTGGAAAAATATTTTGGCTTGAGCAAAACGAGTGGCAAGCTCAGCCTAAAAAGTGGGATGAAAGCCAGCAGCAAAGCATGATCACTCATATGAATGAAGATCATCAAGATGCTATGTCGCTGATATTAATGCAGCACTATAACGTAGCCGATTACACTCCAATAATGAGCGGCCTACTACCCACAGGCTTTTATATACAAAGCCACAAGCGTAATTACTCTATTAATTTTGCGAACGAGTGCGATAGCCCATTAGCCGTGCGAAAAGCACTTGTAGCCCTAACAAATCAAGCACGAAACAGCTCAAACCAACTAGCGGAGATAGTATGA
- a CDS encoding heme ABC transporter ATP-binding protein — translation MITFNNLNIGFNTHRVLEGISGNIQAGQLVALIGENGAGKSTLLHTLAGMHPFEGDILFNTKPLHSFSKEQLASKRAVMMQSNHVGFDFSVFELIAMGRYPYTESLKTQANKVQKYASLMDLTHYLTRRMSALSGGEQQRVHMARTLAQLDAFTAQTGPKLMLLDEPTSALDMRHQHTLLSCVRTFVEQGNSAIIAIHDLNLASLYATNAILLHNQKVLQSGSINTVLTAQNLQQMYAMKLHVNPHPYNDAPMVFSQRQEFS, via the coding sequence ATGATCACGTTTAACAACCTCAATATAGGCTTTAACACCCATCGTGTTTTAGAGGGTATTAGCGGCAATATCCAAGCAGGACAACTTGTCGCACTGATAGGCGAAAATGGCGCAGGTAAATCGACCTTACTGCATACTTTGGCAGGCATGCATCCCTTTGAGGGAGATATACTATTTAATACCAAACCTTTGCATTCATTTTCTAAAGAGCAATTAGCTAGCAAGCGCGCTGTAATGATGCAAAGTAACCATGTTGGCTTTGATTTTAGTGTATTTGAACTCATTGCTATGGGTCGCTATCCCTATACAGAGTCTCTTAAAACACAAGCCAATAAAGTTCAAAAATATGCCTCACTTATGGATTTAACCCATTACCTAACACGTCGAATGAGTGCGCTTTCGGGCGGCGAACAACAGCGTGTTCATATGGCGCGCACATTAGCCCAGCTAGATGCTTTTACTGCGCAAACGGGGCCTAAATTAATGTTGCTCGATGAGCCAACATCAGCGCTAGATATGCGTCATCAACATACTTTACTTAGCTGTGTTAGAACCTTTGTAGAGCAAGGAAACAGCGCCATTATTGCTATACACGATCTTAATTTAGCAAGCCTTTATGCAACCAACGCTATTTTATTACACAACCAAAAAGTGCTGCAAAGCGGGTCTATAAATACGGTTTTAACAGCACAAAACTTACAACAAATGTACGCCATGAAATTGCACGTTAACCCTCATCCTTATAACGATGCGCCCATGGTTTTTTCTCAACGTCAGGAGTTTTCATGA
- a CDS encoding FecCD family ABC transporter permease, whose protein sequence is MSTLTLNRFNAITLSNPHKWMLLSYGCIFALTLLSIGYGAAGWDWRLAIAWLAPEHFSQFDALQINVVTQIRLPRFVLAVMVGLVLAQTGAATQALCRNPLADPSIIGISAGAAMVAVAFIALSAQFNFNAQHYLPYASFLGALSVTSLVYLVSKQQKQININTLILVGVAINALAFAVIGLLSFYADDSALRLINYWTMGSLGGASWDNIKQASPLLLLSLIGLWRLKEPMNLLLIGESQAQYLGVDTSKLKLYVIILVALGVGAVVALTGLIGFVGLVVPHIARLMVGPHLRNMLPLCMLLGVIVLLLSDWLARLVVMPAELPIGIITALLGAPLFIYLIIKNKRDWS, encoded by the coding sequence ATGAGCACGTTAACTTTGAATCGTTTTAACGCCATAACACTGAGTAATCCGCATAAGTGGATGCTATTAAGTTATGGCTGTATTTTTGCTTTAACATTACTTAGCATAGGCTATGGAGCCGCAGGATGGGATTGGCGTTTAGCTATTGCATGGCTAGCTCCTGAACATTTTAGTCAATTTGATGCGCTACAAATCAATGTGGTTACACAAATACGCCTGCCTCGTTTTGTCCTTGCAGTGATGGTAGGTTTAGTACTTGCACAAACAGGGGCTGCAACCCAAGCGCTATGTCGTAACCCGCTTGCTGATCCCTCTATTATTGGTATAAGCGCAGGCGCTGCGATGGTCGCGGTGGCTTTTATCGCCCTTAGTGCACAATTTAATTTTAACGCCCAACACTACTTACCTTATGCCTCATTTTTGGGCGCACTCTCAGTAACGTCGCTGGTATATTTAGTCTCAAAACAACAAAAACAAATTAATATAAATACGCTTATATTAGTCGGTGTCGCCATTAATGCATTGGCATTCGCTGTTATTGGATTATTAAGTTTTTATGCCGATGACAGCGCACTGCGGTTAATTAACTATTGGACCATGGGCTCATTAGGCGGTGCGAGCTGGGATAATATAAAACAGGCGAGTCCTTTGCTTTTACTGAGCCTTATCGGGCTATGGCGATTAAAAGAGCCAATGAATCTACTTCTTATCGGTGAATCACAAGCTCAATACTTAGGAGTCGATACCAGCAAGCTTAAATTATACGTCATTATATTAGTGGCATTGGGCGTAGGTGCGGTGGTTGCGCTAACAGGTTTAATTGGCTTTGTTGGTTTAGTTGTCCCTCATATTGCACGCCTAATGGTTGGGCCTCATTTACGAAATATGCTGCCACTTTGTATGCTTTTAGGTGTCATAGTGTTGTTACTTTCAGATTGGTTAGCACGCTTGGTTGTTATGCCTGCGGAGCTGCCGATAGGCATTATAACGGCGTTACTTGGGGCTCCACTATTTATATATTTGATCATTAAAAATAAGCGAGATTGGTCATGA
- a CDS encoding heme/hemin ABC transporter substrate-binding protein: MKYLIFFLALATQSALAKERVISAGGTLTEIIYALEKQNSLVAVDQSSMYPQQATQLPQVGYYRDLAAEGVLSMRPTTLLALEGAGREQALKQIEATGVKVIHYKKPTSVNELLALIKHLGSDLDANLKAQNLITKIKKSLPTKAKTQTHNALFLLSANERGLVAAGQETVPNLLFNYAGITNIAATHTGFKAINSEVLAVSQPDFLVAPAHVVQSLGGKQAFCKQPTLRLLKAAQECQLLVMDSLLSLGMSPRIATAIQALHEYKTRL; the protein is encoded by the coding sequence ATGAAGTACCTAATTTTTTTTCTGGCTTTAGCCACTCAATCAGCACTCGCGAAAGAGCGTGTGATCAGTGCTGGCGGCACATTAACTGAAATAATCTACGCACTAGAAAAACAAAATAGTTTAGTCGCGGTTGACCAATCAAGTATGTATCCGCAACAAGCAACACAGTTGCCACAGGTAGGTTACTATCGAGACCTAGCCGCTGAGGGAGTGCTTTCAATGCGCCCAACTACGTTACTTGCACTTGAAGGTGCAGGAAGAGAGCAGGCGCTAAAGCAAATAGAAGCAACCGGAGTGAAGGTTATTCACTATAAAAAGCCGACATCTGTAAATGAACTGCTTGCGCTAATTAAGCACCTTGGTAGTGATTTAGATGCAAACCTAAAAGCTCAAAACCTAATTACTAAAATAAAAAAATCGTTACCTACTAAAGCAAAAACACAGACTCATAACGCTTTGTTTTTACTTTCAGCTAATGAGCGTGGGCTCGTCGCAGCAGGACAAGAAACGGTGCCCAACTTGCTGTTTAATTATGCGGGCATTACCAATATAGCTGCTACGCATACAGGCTTTAAAGCAATTAACAGTGAAGTACTGGCTGTAAGTCAGCCCGATTTTTTAGTGGCGCCAGCGCATGTTGTGCAAAGCCTTGGTGGGAAACAAGCCTTTTGTAAACAGCCTACACTTCGTTTATTAAAAGCAGCGCAAGAGTGTCAGTTACTGGTCATGGACAGCTTACTTTCACTGGGCATGTCGCCGCGTATTGCAACTGCGATTCAAGCATTGCATGAGTATAAAACACGCTTATGA